In a genomic window of Telopea speciosissima isolate NSW1024214 ecotype Mountain lineage chromosome 5, Tspe_v1, whole genome shotgun sequence:
- the LOC122662104 gene encoding uncharacterized protein LOC122662104: protein MRDAWPNARVRKNVSLIRTYHGFKGDKQGAIEFFKLMFRALCPCWDRQTQDLHIDWVLYRGRSLIPVSCEVVNDNIDGFYPSSHYPIHAEFMLPCNLRLLDALAQDGN, encoded by the exons ATGAGGGATGCATGGCCCAATGCTCGGGTGAGGAAAAATGTCTCCTTGATACGCACATACCATGGATTCAAAG GTGATAAACAAGGAGCTATCGAATTCTTCAAGTTAATGTTCAGAGCACTTTGCCCTTGCTGGGATCGGCAAACTCAGGATCTGCACATAGATTGGGTCCTTTACAGAGGTCGATCATTGATTCCAGTATCCTGTGAGGTGGTAAATGATAACATTGATGGCTTCTACCCTTCCTCTCACTATCCAATACACGCCGAGTTTATGCTTCCCTGTAATTTGAGGTTACTTGATGCACTTGCTCAGGATGGAAACTAA